One Leptospira noumeaensis DNA window includes the following coding sequences:
- a CDS encoding ATP-binding protein — MKTSFSILAAFFCIGDLTILSDTLFLENQILNQAHSISTYLVFLSFVLLYFGLQFPTFFRNFPRLVVICSFVLGMGIMLLFVDLGLLNEVFPQANLILLKYYYNTYFVLAVITFSYLIIAKLRFNFPAIQRFMEFIYLATFSTCVFFIILCFFPNTIPLTTKYFLHFFLFVNLLFLSCFIVFLFHYSFTEDYLTHPFSFIFERSNKIFEDQILATRTNSRLIKENLWRLYETRNWRNIMDSFWFQILVDETLDNALEHGGKREDDIITVHVFESRKYIDVYVIDSGKGFNPRLIPNPIDSDRKLVTSGRGIHILKKLFVVRWNFLGNEVSIRVDKTKNSDWKSIT, encoded by the coding sequence ATGAAAACAAGTTTTTCCATCCTCGCGGCTTTTTTCTGTATCGGGGATTTGACAATACTTTCTGATACTTTGTTCTTAGAAAATCAAATCTTAAACCAAGCGCATTCCATCTCCACCTATTTAGTTTTTTTATCCTTTGTTTTGTTATACTTTGGTTTGCAGTTCCCAACCTTCTTTCGTAATTTCCCGAGACTTGTTGTGATTTGTTCCTTTGTTCTGGGGATGGGGATTATGTTGTTATTTGTGGACTTGGGGTTACTCAATGAAGTTTTTCCACAAGCAAACCTAATTTTGTTAAAATATTATTATAACACCTATTTTGTATTAGCTGTAATCACATTTTCCTATTTGATCATCGCCAAACTTAGATTCAACTTCCCAGCCATTCAAAGATTTATGGAATTTATTTATTTGGCCACCTTCTCTACTTGTGTTTTCTTTATTATTCTTTGTTTTTTCCCCAATACCATTCCTCTCACAACAAAATATTTTTTACATTTTTTCCTATTTGTGAATCTACTTTTTCTTTCTTGTTTTATCGTTTTTTTATTTCATTATTCTTTTACAGAAGATTACCTAACACATCCATTTTCTTTTATCTTTGAAAGATCAAACAAAATCTTTGAAGACCAAATTCTCGCGACAAGAACTAATTCCAGACTGATCAAAGAAAATCTTTGGAGATTGTATGAAACAAGAAACTGGCGGAATATTATGGATAGTTTCTGGTTCCAGATCCTTGTGGATGAAACCTTAGACAACGCCTTAGAACATGGAGGTAAAAGAGAAGATGATATCATTACAGTTCATGTATTTGAATCGCGTAAGTACATTGATGTGTATGTGATTGATAGTGGAAAAGGTTTTAATCCAAGACTCATCCCTAACCCTATTGATTCCGATAGAAAGTTAGTCACAAGTGGACGTGGGATCCATATACTAAAAAAACTATTTGTGGTCCGTTGGAATTTCCTGGGGAATGAGGTGAGTATCCGTGTGGATAAAACAAAGAATTCTGATTGGAAATCTATAACCTAA
- a CDS encoding NCS2 family permease has protein sequence MNFFTITRGDLDGFFGLMVDNLIQLLVLSALCIGVCGFPLLFVTSVVLPGAAVSLLVGNVFYAWQAWKLGQKTHRTDVTAIPYGINTVSLFAFVFFVMFPTYQATGDYVAAWKAGLLVSFVSGCIEVIGSFVAAKIRKYTPRAALLSALAGIAITFISMDFLLRTFERPIVAFIPLGVILLQYFGKVRFPFGIPGGFLSVILGILLSYLSSFWGDPIYKPGAIDNGLQTLGIYFPQLSISPLIETLTYANIKAYFSIILPMGIFNVIGSLQNIESAEASGDSFDTKTSLLVNGLGTLVGTAFGSPFPTTIYIGHPGWKALGAKHSYSVLSGIFMTLVSLFGLMGLIQALIPVEAGMAIVLWIGIVITSQAFQAIPKHHSPAVVVGLLPAFAGWAVLIIQNVFIFLDGKLQATLQELGAKQSIHFSLSDLPPHLPFLPYALSGVLALSQGFLITSMVWSAMVVFILEREWLKAAFWAVIAAVLSMVGWIHAYELQGNAILNRFTELASLDFPIAYISLAVLFLLIQLLNHSKENPDKFGH, from the coding sequence ATGAATTTTTTTACTATCACTCGGGGTGATCTCGACGGTTTTTTTGGTCTCATGGTGGACAACCTCATCCAACTTTTAGTTTTATCTGCACTCTGTATCGGCGTTTGTGGGTTCCCACTCCTCTTTGTTACTTCTGTAGTCCTTCCCGGTGCAGCTGTTTCTTTACTCGTAGGAAATGTTTTTTATGCATGGCAAGCCTGGAAACTAGGCCAAAAAACTCACCGAACAGACGTTACCGCAATCCCTTACGGAATCAATACAGTTTCTCTTTTTGCTTTTGTTTTTTTTGTTATGTTCCCCACCTATCAGGCTACAGGTGACTATGTGGCTGCATGGAAAGCGGGCCTTCTTGTATCTTTTGTTTCCGGTTGTATCGAAGTGATCGGTTCTTTTGTAGCTGCAAAAATTCGCAAATACACACCCAGAGCGGCTTTACTTTCTGCTTTGGCGGGGATTGCCATCACCTTCATTTCGATGGATTTTTTACTTAGGACCTTTGAAAGGCCAATTGTCGCCTTTATTCCATTAGGTGTTATTCTCTTACAATACTTTGGGAAGGTTCGTTTCCCTTTTGGAATTCCGGGGGGGTTTCTTTCTGTCATACTCGGAATTTTGTTATCCTACCTATCATCATTTTGGGGTGATCCCATTTACAAACCAGGAGCCATTGATAATGGATTACAAACTCTTGGAATTTATTTCCCACAACTTTCGATTAGTCCCCTGATAGAAACTCTAACTTATGCCAATATCAAAGCCTACTTTTCAATCATCCTTCCTATGGGAATTTTTAACGTCATAGGTTCTTTACAAAATATTGAATCAGCAGAAGCATCAGGTGATAGTTTTGATACAAAAACTTCGCTCCTTGTGAATGGACTCGGGACCCTTGTTGGAACTGCCTTTGGATCTCCATTCCCAACTACAATTTATATTGGGCATCCAGGTTGGAAGGCTCTTGGGGCTAAACATAGTTATTCGGTGCTTTCCGGAATTTTTATGACTCTCGTCAGTTTGTTTGGACTTATGGGTCTCATCCAAGCATTGATCCCGGTAGAAGCAGGTATGGCCATTGTACTTTGGATTGGAATTGTGATCACAAGTCAGGCCTTCCAAGCCATACCCAAACACCACTCCCCCGCGGTTGTTGTTGGTCTTTTGCCAGCCTTTGCTGGTTGGGCAGTGCTTATCATTCAAAATGTATTTATTTTTTTGGATGGGAAACTACAGGCCACTTTACAAGAATTAGGTGCCAAACAATCGATCCATTTTTCTTTATCAGACCTTCCCCCTCATTTGCCATTCCTTCCCTACGCCCTTTCTGGAGTTCTTGCCTTGTCACAAGGTTTTCTTATCACCTCGATGGTGTGGTCGGCAATGGTTGTGTTTATTTTAGAAAGAGAATGGTTGAAAGCTGCGTTTTGGGCAGTCATTGCCGCCGTACTTTCCATGGTGGGTTGGATCCATGCTTATGAATTGCAGGGGAACGCTATTCTGAACCGATTCACTGAACTTGCAAGTTTGGATTTCCCTATTGCTTACATTTCTCTGGCTGTTTTGTTTTTATTGATACAGCTTCTCAATCATTCAAAAGAAAATCCTGACAAATTCGGGCATTAA
- a CDS encoding S1C family serine protease, which produces MPAISEKKAVTPNMMDSNKLMQKQKKILHAPSLFASTILFFTSLFLNPIYPEENRQSIDEIKKSVVQIRVFSQAKDPFSPWISSGISASTGSGFLITKNRILTNAHVVSNAKFMEAQRNNQTEWYELKVLFVAHDCDLALLEVPDPEFYKDSNFLELGDLPELASPVDIIGYPIGGSKISVSRGIVSRIEQSTYAHSQIDSHLVVQVDAAINPGNSGGPALQNGKVVGVAFQASTKGENIGYIIPTGVIQHFLKDIEDGTYHGYVELGIQTQPSYSESHRKFYEIPPSVEGVFVTKVLKAGSADGFLKPGDYLTAIDGKKIGRNGNLLETGSIDFLELVDNKFAGEEIQFDLIRNKKKINVKFPAKKMPQMDNQRSRYGVNYDYLLFGGLVFQTVNRDLLETWSKNGQTQGGSLLVYRFYDATTLSDGATEDVVLYRKLPHPNNSNSDFYLNMVVESLNGTKVQSLAHFKELLGSSKEKTIKIQFYGIQLPMILDKEESERADLEIKKTYHLTGN; this is translated from the coding sequence ATACCGGCAATCAGTGAAAAAAAGGCGGTAACTCCGAATATGATGGATTCAAACAAACTCATGCAAAAACAAAAAAAAATTCTCCACGCCCCATCTCTCTTTGCGAGTACTATTTTATTTTTTACAAGTTTATTCCTGAATCCAATTTACCCGGAAGAAAACAGACAATCCATCGACGAAATCAAGAAATCTGTAGTCCAAATCCGAGTATTTTCGCAAGCCAAAGACCCCTTCTCTCCCTGGATCTCCTCCGGAATTTCTGCATCTACTGGCTCAGGATTTTTAATCACTAAAAACCGTATCCTTACAAACGCACATGTAGTTTCTAACGCAAAGTTTATGGAGGCCCAGAGGAACAACCAAACAGAATGGTATGAATTAAAAGTTTTGTTCGTTGCACATGATTGTGATTTGGCGCTTCTCGAAGTTCCCGATCCCGAATTTTATAAAGACAGTAATTTTTTGGAACTTGGCGACCTTCCAGAACTGGCAAGCCCGGTTGATATCATCGGTTATCCCATTGGTGGTAGCAAAATATCTGTTAGCCGAGGAATTGTTTCACGGATTGAACAATCAACGTATGCACATTCCCAAATCGATAGCCATTTGGTAGTCCAAGTGGATGCGGCCATCAATCCAGGAAACTCTGGGGGCCCTGCACTCCAAAATGGAAAGGTTGTGGGTGTTGCTTTCCAAGCCTCGACCAAAGGCGAAAATATTGGTTATATCATTCCCACAGGTGTGATCCAACATTTTTTAAAGGATATCGAAGATGGAACTTACCACGGTTATGTGGAATTAGGAATTCAAACCCAACCTTCTTATTCCGAATCCCATAGAAAGTTTTATGAAATCCCTCCCTCTGTTGAAGGAGTTTTTGTCACGAAAGTCCTAAAGGCAGGTTCTGCCGATGGGTTTTTAAAACCGGGTGATTACTTAACTGCTATAGATGGAAAAAAAATTGGTCGTAACGGAAATCTACTAGAAACAGGTTCGATTGATTTTTTAGAACTTGTAGACAATAAGTTTGCTGGCGAAGAAATTCAGTTCGACCTCATTCGAAACAAAAAGAAAATAAATGTAAAATTCCCAGCTAAAAAAATGCCTCAAATGGATAACCAAAGGTCAAGATATGGAGTTAATTACGATTATCTATTGTTTGGTGGCCTTGTATTCCAAACTGTCAACAGAGATCTACTAGAAACTTGGAGTAAAAATGGACAAACACAAGGAGGAAGCCTTCTTGTGTATCGGTTTTATGATGCCACGACACTTTCTGATGGAGCGACAGAGGATGTAGTTTTGTATCGGAAACTACCTCACCCCAACAATTCTAATTCCGATTTTTATTTGAATATGGTAGTGGAATCCTTGAACGGAACGAAGGTTCAGAGTTTAGCCCATTTTAAAGAATTACTTGGTTCCTCAAAAGAAAAAACAATCAAAATCCAATTTTATGGAATTCAATTGCCTATGATTTTAGATAAGGAAGAATCCGAACGTGCCGACCTTGAAATTAAAAAAACTTACCACCTAACTGGAAATTAA
- the htpX gene encoding protease HtpX yields the protein MTWIKRIGFFLLTNILIMTTISIVTTLLGSMGFSIRAYGLDLTRLIVFCLMWGMAGSFISLLLSKMMAKWTMGVKVIDPKKASAPEMDVYRRVQSLAQRAHLPMPEVGIYESPEVNAFATGPSKSNSLVAVSTGLLNRMNAQELDGVLAHELSHVANGDMVTLTLIQGVVNSFAMFISRIIAYIASNAVKEEMAHIVRIVVTIALDIAFSILGSIAVAYFSRKREFRADAGGAKLAGRESMISALESLRQMVDMPEDPRGEALASFKISSNKGGFMSLFATHPALEERILALKQMR from the coding sequence ATGACTTGGATCAAACGAATCGGTTTTTTCCTGTTAACCAATATTTTGATTATGACTACCATCTCTATCGTAACCACATTGCTTGGTTCGATGGGATTTAGCATCCGTGCCTATGGTTTGGATCTAACACGACTCATTGTATTCTGTTTAATGTGGGGTATGGCGGGGTCTTTCATTTCGCTTTTACTTTCTAAGATGATGGCGAAGTGGACGATGGGTGTAAAAGTCATCGATCCTAAAAAAGCTTCTGCACCTGAAATGGATGTATATCGCCGAGTACAATCTTTGGCGCAACGAGCACACCTTCCTATGCCAGAAGTTGGGATTTATGAATCCCCTGAAGTGAATGCGTTTGCTACAGGACCAAGTAAATCCAATTCCCTTGTTGCTGTATCTACTGGTTTACTGAATCGTATGAACGCACAAGAGTTGGATGGAGTCCTTGCACATGAGTTGTCACACGTTGCCAATGGAGACATGGTAACACTCACTCTCATCCAAGGTGTTGTGAACTCATTTGCTATGTTCATCTCTCGAATCATCGCATACATTGCTTCCAACGCAGTAAAAGAAGAAATGGCGCATATCGTAAGAATTGTTGTTACAATTGCTCTAGACATCGCTTTCTCCATTCTTGGTTCTATAGCAGTGGCTTATTTCTCGCGTAAACGTGAGTTCCGAGCTGATGCAGGTGGTGCTAAACTTGCGGGAAGAGAGTCTATGATTTCTGCTTTGGAATCACTCCGTCAAATGGTGGATATGCCAGAAGATCCGAGAGGAGAGGCTTTGGCTTCTTTTAAGATCTCTTCTAACAAAGGAGGATTTATGTCCTTATTTGCAACCCACCCTGCCTTAGAAGAAAGAATTTTAGCACTCAAACAAATGAGATAA
- a CDS encoding ClpXP protease specificity-enhancing factor SspB produces MSEKLTQEEITTLREFKRDLFNLYWERFGVFYIHVMPHPKLEIGKRGLLNAEKESGIVLVFGDKAVKVLDSKPDYLFAELQFGSAWEPTMIPWDAVFRIYDKFQNSATQLRFLQVETTMNVEENTPKPKLTKPEVTGDGNVIRVDFGGKRNE; encoded by the coding sequence ATGAGCGAAAAACTCACCCAGGAAGAAATCACAACATTACGTGAGTTTAAAAGGGATTTGTTCAATCTCTATTGGGAACGGTTCGGAGTGTTTTACATTCATGTTATGCCCCATCCAAAGTTGGAAATTGGGAAACGTGGATTACTCAATGCTGAAAAAGAATCGGGCATCGTACTTGTGTTTGGTGACAAAGCGGTAAAAGTTTTAGATAGTAAACCAGATTATTTATTTGCGGAACTACAATTTGGATCAGCTTGGGAACCAACTATGATTCCTTGGGATGCTGTGTTTCGTATTTATGATAAGTTTCAAAATTCGGCAACCCAACTCAGATTTTTGCAAGTGGAAACAACAATGAATGTTGAAGAAAATACTCCTAAACCTAAGCTCACAAAACCAGAAGTTACTGGGGATGGAAATGTGATACGAGTTGATTTTGGAGGGAAACGAAACGAATGA
- a CDS encoding PDZ domain-containing protein: protein MFHSIQTIRSIWLFLFIFTGTLFGKSVPVGMTDVSILQIKATVQYPNFQQPWRFKNPEVRHSTGIYIGDNRILVPAQAIYFYTSIEVKKPDVLKLYTAELDRLDPDLGLAILKLNDPNASKDLKAVIFPNELFLPGTGLVMESKEQRNLEEKKIRMIRLDMDAYSSGYAELPFIEIQSEEKLDGVGELIVDSTSRIPQGILYQFKENNTGRVIPSFSIKHFIEGKIFPFKGFRFKPLTDTATRNYYGLKKDDLGVLVAEIYPGSSADGILQLEDVLLEVSNSKIDPKGYFDHPKFGKLNLSYLFHNTSETDSPLVKKIKLKVFRNKKPVSLEMELKPLPESAIRIPYGNSRSQTPKYLMLAGMIFQELSEMYLSEHGNQWRNRVNKELLYLNDFYRIKRNANEGKVVFLSQVLPLSGNKAYHTAHQLILKTVNGTEIQSLGQLQELVKNAETPYIHFVMNDGFEMIFKKEEIQTLNTEAKQSFQIQKDSNF, encoded by the coding sequence ATGTTTCATTCAATTCAAACCATTCGATCTATTTGGCTTTTTCTTTTTATTTTTACAGGTACTTTATTCGGAAAATCCGTTCCCGTGGGAATGACCGATGTTTCCATCTTACAAATTAAAGCTACAGTCCAATATCCGAATTTCCAACAACCTTGGCGGTTTAAAAATCCCGAAGTTCGTCATTCTACAGGGATTTATATTGGAGACAATCGAATTCTAGTCCCTGCCCAAGCCATCTATTTTTATACAAGTATCGAAGTCAAAAAACCAGATGTTTTAAAACTATATACTGCAGAACTCGATCGTTTGGATCCAGACTTAGGTCTCGCAATTTTAAAGTTAAATGACCCAAATGCTTCGAAAGACCTAAAGGCGGTAATTTTCCCAAATGAATTGTTTTTACCTGGAACTGGTCTTGTGATGGAAAGTAAGGAGCAAAGGAACTTAGAAGAAAAAAAAATCAGAATGATTCGTTTGGATATGGATGCATATTCCAGTGGTTACGCAGAACTTCCCTTTATCGAAATTCAATCAGAAGAAAAGTTAGATGGTGTGGGAGAACTGATCGTAGATTCTACATCGAGAATTCCACAAGGTATCTTATACCAATTTAAGGAAAATAATACTGGTAGAGTCATTCCTTCCTTTTCTATCAAACATTTTATAGAAGGAAAAATTTTTCCCTTCAAAGGATTCCGGTTCAAACCATTAACGGATACAGCGACAAGGAATTATTATGGACTAAAAAAGGACGACTTAGGAGTGTTAGTGGCAGAAATTTATCCCGGTTCTTCGGCTGATGGGATTTTACAATTAGAAGATGTATTACTCGAAGTTTCGAATTCAAAAATTGATCCAAAAGGATATTTTGACCATCCCAAGTTTGGAAAACTCAATTTATCATATTTGTTTCATAATACGAGTGAAACGGATTCTCCACTAGTGAAAAAAATCAAACTGAAAGTGTTTCGAAATAAAAAACCGGTTTCTTTGGAAATGGAACTAAAACCATTACCAGAATCTGCCATCCGAATTCCGTATGGAAACTCCAGATCGCAAACTCCCAAATATTTAATGTTAGCTGGGATGATTTTTCAAGAACTTTCAGAGATGTATTTATCTGAACATGGGAACCAATGGAGAAACCGTGTGAATAAAGAACTACTTTATCTAAATGATTTTTATAGAATCAAAAGGAATGCGAATGAAGGTAAAGTTGTATTTTTATCACAAGTTTTACCGCTATCAGGAAACAAAGCCTACCATACAGCTCACCAATTGATTCTAAAAACGGTAAACGGAACAGAGATACAGTCATTAGGCCAATTGCAGGAGTTGGTTAAAAATGCCGAAACACCTTATATTCATTTTGTGATGAATGATGGATTTGAAATGATCTTCAAAAAAGAAGAAATCCAAACCCTCAATACAGAAGCAAAACAAAGTTTTCAAATCCAGAAGGATTCTAATTTTTAG
- a CDS encoding adenine phosphoribosyltransferase, producing the protein MSIVKSKIRTIPDYPKPGILFRDITSLLIDPEGFQLTIGMFVERYQNAKLNKIAAIDARGFIPGAALAFQLGVGFVPIRKKGKLPGTTISESYALEYGVDHVEIHTDAISPGERVLIMDDLIATGGTLEASIKLVQNLKGVIHECATIIDLPDLGGAKRIKDTYGIDVYSICEFEGH; encoded by the coding sequence ATGTCCATTGTTAAATCTAAGATACGAACCATTCCCGATTACCCGAAACCAGGAATTCTTTTTCGCGATATTACTTCCCTTCTCATTGACCCAGAAGGATTCCAACTCACGATTGGAATGTTTGTAGAACGATACCAAAATGCTAAATTAAATAAAATTGCCGCCATTGATGCCCGTGGTTTTATCCCTGGAGCGGCCCTTGCCTTCCAACTTGGAGTGGGATTTGTTCCTATTCGAAAAAAAGGAAAACTACCAGGCACCACTATTTCCGAGTCTTATGCATTGGAATACGGTGTGGATCATGTCGAAATTCATACAGATGCCATTAGTCCCGGCGAACGTGTTTTGATTATGGACGATTTGATTGCTACTGGAGGAACTTTGGAGGCTTCGATCAAACTGGTTCAAAACCTAAAGGGAGTCATTCATGAATGTGCCACAATCATCGACTTACCAGATTTAGGTGGAGCAAAACGAATCAAAGATACTTATGGAATTGATGTATATTCTATTTGTGAATTTGAAGGACATTAA